A single genomic interval of Methanophagales archaeon harbors:
- a CDS encoding 50S ribosomal protein L14, with the protein MKGVRAKITKALPTGARLDCVDNTGAKVLQIIAVKGYRGVKNRYPKAGVGDMVVIAVKKGRPEIKKQILKAVIIRQRKEYRRPSGLRVKFEDNAAIIVDDKGTPKGSEIRGPVAREAVERFSAIASAATMIV; encoded by the coding sequence ATGAAGGGAGTAAGAGCGAAGATAACAAAGGCGCTACCGACCGGAGCTCGGTTGGATTGCGTGGATAATACCGGTGCAAAGGTATTGCAGATAATAGCGGTAAAGGGCTACAGGGGTGTAAAGAACAGATATCCGAAGGCAGGCGTGGGGGATATGGTGGTGATAGCGGTGAAGAAGGGCAGACCAGAGATAAAGAAGCAGATATTGAAGGCGGTGATAATAAGGCAGAGGAAAGAATACAGGCGTCCATCCGGGCTCAGAGTGAAGTTTGAGGATAACGCCGCGATTATTGTGGATGACAAGGGCACGCCGAAGGGTTCGGAGATAAGGGGACCGGTGGCGAGGGAAGCTGTAGAGCGATTCTCCGCGATAGCATCGGCAGCTACAATGATTGTATAG